In the genome of Methylophaga nitratireducenticrescens, one region contains:
- a CDS encoding DUF2798 domain-containing protein has translation MRIPDRFAPILFSALLSAIMVCIVSAFVLAISQGIHSEFAAQWVKSCITTWPIAFSAVAIVAPWVRRIVGRLTA, from the coding sequence ATGCGTATTCCCGATCGTTTTGCTCCAATTTTATTCAGCGCCCTGCTCTCGGCAATCATGGTCTGCATCGTATCCGCCTTCGTTCTTGCAATCTCACAAGGTATTCATTCCGAGTTTGCTGCACAGTGGGTCAAAAGCTGTATAACGACATGGCCAATAGCTTTCTCAGCGGTCGCGATTGTAGCCCCTTGGGTGCGACGAATAGTCGGACGATTGACTGCATAA
- a CDS encoding DUF2938 domain-containing protein, with protein sequence MNNLLFIVLIGIGATAVMDLWGIVRKPLLGIPSPNYGLVGRWIVYLAHGQFRHDSIAASSPICEEHIIGWAAHYLIGTAFAALLIGIWGESWIHNPTIGPALAVGIGTVAAPFLLMQPGMGAGIAASRTQHPASARIQSLITHTIFGLGLYASGLAVKLSFSI encoded by the coding sequence ATGAACAATCTGCTATTCATTGTATTAATCGGTATTGGAGCTACTGCCGTGATGGACTTGTGGGGTATTGTTCGCAAGCCACTGCTAGGAATCCCGTCTCCAAACTATGGATTAGTGGGCCGCTGGATAGTTTACCTAGCTCACGGGCAATTTCGTCATGACTCTATTGCGGCATCTTCTCCCATATGCGAAGAGCACATCATAGGGTGGGCAGCCCACTACCTAATAGGCACTGCCTTTGCTGCCTTACTAATTGGTATCTGGGGAGAGTCATGGATTCACAATCCTACGATTGGTCCCGCACTCGCAGTTGGTATAGGCACAGTTGCAGCGCCCTTCTTGTTAATGCAACCAGGTATGGGGGCCGGCATCGCCGCCTCTCGTACGCAACACCCAGCCTCTGCCCGAATTCAGAGCCTGATAACACATACAATTTTTGGTCTTGGCTTATATGCATCAGGCTTGGCAGTAAAACTTTCTTTCTCAATATAA
- a CDS encoding helix-turn-helix domain-containing protein codes for MDISEVAKRSGVPASTLRYYEEKGIISSIGRQGLRRVFNADILERLALIALGRAAGFSLDEIARMIGSKGNPNIDRELLVSKADELDRNIKKLIAMRDGLRHAAVCSAPSHMECPKFRRLLGLAAYGAISSEGQENLSQKRRSNKALHRTSR; via the coding sequence ATGGATATTTCTGAAGTAGCCAAACGTTCTGGCGTGCCGGCATCCACGTTGCGCTACTACGAGGAGAAAGGAATAATCAGCTCCATTGGTAGGCAAGGGTTACGGCGGGTTTTCAACGCCGACATATTGGAGCGACTGGCGTTGATTGCACTGGGGCGTGCTGCGGGGTTTTCACTAGATGAAATTGCCCGCATGATTGGGTCTAAAGGAAACCCAAATATTGACAGAGAGTTGCTGGTGAGTAAGGCAGATGAACTGGATAGAAACATTAAAAAGCTGATAGCGATGCGCGATGGTCTTCGACATGCCGCCGTTTGTTCTGCGCCAAGTCATATGGAATGCCCGAAGTTTCGACGTCTGCTTGGATTAGCTGCATATGGAGCGATTAGTAGTGAAGGCCAGGAAAATCTGTCACAAAAGCGGCGCTCTAACAAAGCGTTACACCGGACAAGCCGGTGA